Proteins from one Desulfonema limicola genomic window:
- the rpsL gene encoding 30S ribosomal protein S12, translated as MPTINQLVRKGRKRANKKSNTPALKGAPQKRGVCTRVYTSTPKKPNSALRKVARVRLTTGIEVTAYIPGIGHNLQEHSVVLVRGGRVKDLPGVRYHIVRGTLDTLGVEDRKQGRSKYGAKKPK; from the coding sequence ATGCCGACCATTAACCAGTTAGTAAGAAAAGGTAGAAAAAGAGCAAATAAGAAAAGCAATACACCTGCTTTGAAGGGGGCACCCCAAAAAAGGGGAGTATGTACCCGTGTATATACCTCAACGCCTAAAAAGCCTAACTCTGCTTTGCGTAAGGTTGCAAGGGTCAGGCTGACCACGGGTATAGAAGTTACAGCATATATTCCCGGTATAGGTCATAACCTTCAGGAACATTCTGTTGTTCTGGTGCGTGGAGGTCGTGTAAAGGATTTACCTGGTGTGAGGTATCATATAGTCAGAGGAACCCTTGATACTCTTGGGGTAGAAGATCGTAAGCAGGGACGCTCAAAATATGGTGCGAAAAAACCCAAATAG
- the rpsG gene encoding 30S ribosomal protein S7 produces MPRRREVPERIIIPDPKYDSKLVSKFIKAIMRDGKKSTSERILYKAFDIVKSKVGEPPLKTFEQAVENVKPMIEVKSRRVGGSTYQVPTEIRPPRRTALAIRWMIEFARKRSEKGFAQKLAGELLDAANKRGASVKKKEDTHKMADANKAFAHFRW; encoded by the coding sequence ATGCCAAGAAGAAGAGAAGTACCTGAAAGAATAATTATTCCCGACCCAAAATATGATAGTAAGCTTGTTTCAAAATTTATCAAGGCTATTATGCGGGACGGTAAAAAAAGCACTTCTGAAAGAATTCTTTATAAAGCTTTTGATATCGTAAAAAGCAAGGTTGGGGAGCCACCTCTTAAGACTTTTGAACAGGCTGTTGAAAATGTCAAACCAATGATTGAAGTAAAATCCAGGCGAGTCGGCGGGTCCACTTATCAGGTTCCAACAGAGATACGTCCGCCCAGAAGGACTGCCCTGGCTATCAGATGGATGATTGAATTTGCACGGAAACGGTCAGAAAAAGGATTTGCTCAAAAACTTGCAGGTGAGCTTCTGGATGCAGCCAATAAAAGAGGTGCTTCTGTTAAGAAAAAGGAAGATACCCATAAGATGGCTGATGCCAACAAAGCTTTTGCGCATTTTCGATGGTAA
- the tuf gene encoding elongation factor Tu → MAKRKFERSKPHVNVGTIGHIDHGKTTLTAAITKLNGLRGRADFIPFDQIDKAPEEKERGITIATAHVEYETENRHYAHVDCPGHADYIKNMITGAAQMDGAILVVGADDGPMPQTREHILLARQVGVPRIVVFLNKCDMVDDEELIELVELELRELLDKYEFPGDDTPIIRGSALKALESDDADSEDAKCIFELMDAIDSFIPEPERDIDKPFLMPIEDVFSISGRGTVVTGRVDRGIIHVNDPVEIVGIRPTAKTVCTGVEMFRKLLDEGRAGDNVGLLLRGTKRDEVERGQVIAVPGSITPHTKFEAEVYILSKEEGGRHTPFFNGYRPQFYFRTTDVTGILNLPEGVEMIMPGDNVKITAELITPIAMEKELRFAIREGGRTVGAGVVSEIIE, encoded by the coding sequence ATGGCAAAACGAAAATTTGAACGTAGTAAGCCCCATGTTAATGTGGGAACCATTGGTCATATTGATCATGGCAAAACCACACTGACAGCAGCAATTACAAAACTAAACGGTCTGAGAGGGCGTGCTGATTTTATTCCCTTTGATCAGATTGACAAAGCTCCTGAAGAAAAAGAGCGCGGAATTACCATTGCTACTGCTCATGTGGAATATGAAACAGAAAATCGTCATTATGCCCATGTGGACTGTCCTGGTCATGCTGACTATATTAAAAACATGATTACAGGGGCAGCTCAGATGGATGGAGCTATCCTTGTTGTAGGTGCTGATGACGGTCCCATGCCCCAAACCCGTGAACATATTCTTTTGGCCCGTCAGGTTGGCGTTCCTCGTATTGTTGTATTTCTCAATAAATGCGATATGGTGGATGACGAAGAGCTTATTGAACTGGTTGAACTGGAATTGAGAGAACTTCTGGATAAATATGAATTTCCAGGAGATGATACGCCTATTATCAGAGGAAGTGCTTTAAAAGCTCTTGAGAGTGATGATGCTGATTCCGAAGATGCCAAATGTATATTTGAACTCATGGATGCTATTGACAGTTTTATTCCGGAACCTGAACGTGACATAGACAAACCTTTTCTTATGCCTATTGAAGATGTTTTCAGTATTTCAGGAAGGGGAACTGTTGTTACTGGAAGGGTTGACCGGGGAATTATCCATGTTAATGATCCTGTTGAAATTGTTGGTATTCGTCCTACTGCCAAGACAGTTTGTACTGGTGTTGAGATGTTTCGCAAGCTTCTGGATGAAGGCCGGGCAGGAGATAATGTTGGACTGCTTCTTCGGGGTACCAAAAGAGATGAGGTTGAGCGCGGCCAGGTAATTGCTGTTCCAGGCAGTATCACTCCTCATACCAAATTTGAAGCTGAAGTTTATATCTTGAGCAAAGAGGAAGGCGGGCGCCATACCCCATTTTTTAATGGTTATCGTCCCCAGTTTTATTTCAGAACAACAGACGTTACCGGTATTTTAAATCTGCCTGAAGGCGTTGAAATGATTATGCCTGGTGATAATGTTAAGATTACTGCTGAACTGATTACTCCTATTGCTATGGAAAAAGAACTTCGTTTTGCAATTCGTGAAGGCGGAAGAACTGTTGGTGCTGGCGTTGTCAGTGAAATTATTGAATAA